DNA sequence from the Deinococcus aerolatus genome:
GGCAATTCGCTCCCACACGGCAGGATCGTCGGGCAGATCGCCGTACTCCACCCACTGGCCCGTCAGGCGCATCACTTCTTCGCGTGCCCGCTCCAGCGCGGCCAGCATCCGTAAGCCCAGCAGGTCCAGTTTGATCAGGCCCAGTTTCTCCACGTCATCCTTGTCAAAGGTCAGCATGCGGATACCACCGCTGGAACGGGTCAGGGGCGAGTAATGGGTGAGCGAACTGGCGCTCAGCACCACGCCGCCGCTGTGGGGGGCCAAGTGGCGTACAAAGCCCGGCTCAATCTTTTCCAGCAGGCCCAGCAGCGCCTCACCCACAGGCGCGTCTCCCAGCACCTCGGTGAACACCACCTGCGCCTCCCTGGCCCGGTGCGGGCGGCTGTGGCGGTAATCCCGGCCCAGCGCGCGGCTCAGACGGTCCCGCAGCTCGGACGGCAGACCCAGGGCGCGGCCCAGGTCCTGCACGGCGCTCGGCAGGCGGTAGGTGATCTTGTTGGCCACCATCGCTTCCCCGGTGCCCTCACCCCCCCAGCGGGCTTCCACCCAGCTCAGCACCTGATCCCTACGGCTGGAAGCAATGTCGATGTCCACGTCCGGCATGGACGCGCGCCCAGTGTGGAGGAACCGCTCGAACAGCAGGTTGTGTTTGATGGGGTCCGACAGGGTAATGCCCAGCAGATAACAGAGAACGCTACCCGCCGCACTCCCGCGCCCAGCCGCCAGGATTCCGTGTTCGCGGCAGTAGTCGGTCACTTCGGCAGCGGTCAGAAAGAATCCTGCCATCTCCAGCGTTCGCACCGTGGCAAGTTCTTGCTGCAAGCGGGTCTGGGCCACTGGTCTGGCATCGGGCAGGTAGCGCAGGGGCAGAGCCGCAAATGCGCGCTCCTCCAACGCCTCCTGTGGCGTCTGGAACATCCGGAGCTTCGGCTCCGGAGCGTGTAGCCGCTCCGGGCGCAAGTCCAGGGCGCAAGTGTCAGCCAGCTTCTGGGCGTTGAGCAGTGCGTCAGGAAAGGGCAGCAGCGCGCCCCAGTCGTCTGGCGTGCCGACGCGGCGGGCGTCGTTGCGGGGGCGCTCGGCATGAGGAACCTGCACGTCGATTCCCAGGCGGGCGCAGGTCAGGGCATCAAGGAGCGGGTACTCGTCCTGGCCGCCCATGTTGACCTCGGGAGCGGCCACCGTGGGCAATTCCAGGTCTCGGGCCAGACCACGCAGGTACTCCAGTCTTCTCCGTTCGTTCGGCGCTGCGCCGTGAAAAAGCTGGAGGTACAGATCGAACGGGAAGGACTCGCGCAGGATCCGCAGAAGTGAGGCCGCCCGCGCGATCTCTCTCCGTTCGCCCAGTACGGTGGGGAAGCCCTGCCGCCCGCCTGTCAGACAGACCAGATGATCGCCCCGACTGGCCGCCTCCTGCACGCGTTCCAGAGGCAGGCCGTCAACGCGGTGCAAGTGAATCTGGGTGATCAGTTCGCACAGCAGCGCGTAGCCAGTTCGGTCTTTCGCCAGCAGCACCAGGGGGAAAACCTCGTGCAGTTCTTTCGATCTGGGGGGCGTGGGGAACAGCACAGGCAGCGTCACCCCAATCATCGCTCCCAGCCCTGCTTCACTCGCTGCCTCACACAGCTCCACGGCTCCGGCCACGCTGCACCAGTCGGTCAGGCCCACCGCGCCGTAACCACGCTCTACCGCGAGCTTCACCAGTCGCCGGGGGCTGACCGTACTGCGACCCTCCGAGAAGTAGCTCTGGCAGGTCAGCAGGGCGGGCAGGGGGCGATTCACCCTCAGTCCTGAATCCGCGCCAGCCACCAGCGGTCTGGGGCGTCCTCACGGTGCAGCTCGGCCACCAGCTCCCCTGCCTGAACGAGAAAGCAGCTTCTGGGGCTTTCCCCCAGCCACCAGCGCCCACCGTAGCGCCACTGGTCCAGCACATCCCAGATGGGATAAGCACGGCTCTGCCAGATCAGCCGCCCCGGCTCGCCCGCAGGCGTCAGGCAAACCTCGACGAGTTGCTGCACGGCCTTCACAGGGGCACTTCCTCAAAGAACGCGGCCATGCGCTCCACAGCCTTTTGGTGGGCCTGGATCCGGGTCAGCGCGGGTTTCCAGCTCTGGCGGGGTGTCATGGATGTGGGGCGCACCATCCCCGTCAGCCAGTCCACCCACTGATAGCGGGCGTCGGTGGCGTAAGCGTAGGGGTCCAGCCACTCCACCTTGACCAATGCCTCGGGGAAACGATCCAGTACGTCTTTGGTGACTTCCAATTCCGCTAGGGAAGCCCACAGGCCCACCATCCGGCCCGGCTGCTGAATGCCGGAGAGTTGAAGGGTCAGCGCCTCCACGCCCAACGGCAGTGCACCTGTGTCGGTCAGGGCCAGCCCAGCGATTCGCAACAGGCCCGCTGGACCAGGGGAGCCTTTTAATTTGCGCGTGGCCGAGAGCCGTCCGCCCAACGTGTCGGCCTGCACCGTCAGATACGCGGCGGCGCGGCCCCGCAGCTCGGCCAGGAATAAGGGGAGTAGCTCCGAGAAAATCACATCCGCCTCGCTGGGTTCGTAGAGCGGTGAGTCCAGACCCATGCGCGCCTCGATCACCCGGCCCGGCACATACCGCTGCACCGCCCCCGTGCGCTCGCCTTTCAGAAAGCGGTTAACCCGCTTTCCCACATCTACGCCTAGAAACGCTTCTCGCTGCGCCGCGCTCCACTTCATCAGATCCGCGAGGCCGCGCACCCCCAGAAAAGCCAGCCGTTCGATATGCACAGGGGTCAGGCCGATCACTTCCAGATGGGCAGGAGGGGTCAGGGAAAGGAACGCTTTCTCAGCCGCACCTGTTGCCACCTCGCGGACCTCGCCCGGCTTGGCACGCAGGGCGGCGATTTGGGCGACTTCCAGGCTCTCGGCCAGACCCACCGGGGCATGCAGGGCGGCAGCCAGTTCACGGGCGGCTGGAGCGCTGATCTTCAGAAAGACAGTTCCTGGTACTCGTCCTTCTACCCGGTCCGAGTAGCGCGCATACAGCGTTTCGAGCAGCTCCACCCACGCCGCGATTGCCGTGGGCGCGCTGATCACTTCGGCGTGAAGCTCGGGGCAGCGGCTCAGGGCCGCGATATCGCGCATACCGAGTTGTACGCCTGCCTCTTGTGCGTCTGAATTGGCGTACAGCACGCGCCTCGACTCACTCAGGGCGGCCACGGGAATACTGGGACGCTGACGGCTCAGCAAGGTCAGTGGCCACGGTGAAAGGTTCACGCAGGCCAGAGGCATCTCACTATGCCCAACGGGCGCTGACACGCGGCACGCCCACCCCTACCCGGCCCACCATCTTGCCCTGGACCTGGACCTGCTCTGCCGGGTACGTCATACGCGGAATGTCCGGGTTCTCTGACATCAGGATGATCTGATCCCCGAAGTGGTATAGCCGCTTGAGGGTGGCGGCCTCTTCGCCTGGAATCAGCACGACGGCCACCTCGCCGTCGTGCACTTCCGTGGCGGGCCGCACGATCACGTAGTCACCGTCCAACACGCCCACGCCCGTCATACTCTCTCCCCGCACGCGCAGGAGGAAATCGCCGCTGCGCATGTCCAGCAGCGTCTCCAGGCTGGGCGTGTAATCGTCGGGGGACTGGGCCGCCAGCGCTGGCGGCCCAGCGGCGATCGAGCCGTAAATGGGCAGGCCGTGGCCCAGGGCCACCTTGGCCCGGTCCGTGGCGATCAGCGGCGCGTACCGTTCGGAACTCGGCTCCAGATAGCCCAGATTTCGCAGGATGCCTGCCTGATAGCTCACCGCCTGCTTGGTCACGCCCGTCTGGGCCGCGACGGCGCTCAGTGTGGCGTTGGCGCCCAGTTGGAGGGCGGCATTCAGGATGGCGGTGCGGGTGCGGGTCAGGTCTGGGGGCATGGGGTTCACCTCAATTCTTGACGAGCATCAAGAAGTTGATGACAGCTTGCACCATTTTTTTGTCTCGTGTCAAGATAACCATGAGGTGAACAATTTATGACTGAGCTTACCGGGCATCAGGAGGATTCAGAAGCCACTGGTTACACACGCCAGATCGAGATTCGCATGGTCTTTCCGGAGAAGATTCGTTACGAGAAGGGGAGACCCGTGAAAGAGCCGGGACCGGATCCAGAGCGGGTGATCGCAGCGCTGCGTCCAGAAGTGGAGCGGGGCGTGCAGGGCAGGTACGGCGAGGAGACGGAGGTGATCTTTCGGGTGGCTCAGGCCCCCAGCATCCGGGTCACGGGACAGTTCGGGGAAAAGGTGGCCATTACGGCAGCATTCGCCCAGGAAGTGCTGGACGGCGCATTCGAGCATCTGGTGGTGGAATAGCGCCTCCTCGCACTCTCCGGGTTCCCGTCACACTCTAGGGAGGGAGACAGTGGCCAAGGTGGAGCGCATGGCCGCCGAAGTCCCGGTACCCACGTATTCGATTGACGATCAGACCGCGATCAAAGTGATGGGCAGCTCCGTCGGAATCGTCTCCGAGGGTCAGTGGCAGCTCTTAACGTCCGGAAGCTGATTCTGCAAATTTCGCGGTTTATTGATCACGACAGAGATTCGCATGGGGCATCGTCAACTTTTCGAGCTTCTGGCCTCACGTTTCTGTTGCCGACGAAGTACATTCGATTTTAAGGGGGAGCCGATGAACCAGAATGCTGTGAAGCGTCTGTATCTGATGCAGGTGGGGTCCATGCCGGAGTACCAGATTCCTATCGTGTGCGCGCTGGTGCAGACGGAGGACGGCAAAAATATCCTGATTGACAGTGGCCTGCCGGAGATCATCCCTGAAGAAGCCTCGGACTTCGAGAACGGGCAGGACGTTCTCGAGCAGCTGGCGAGCATAGGCCTGACACCGGATGACATCGATACCGTCATTTCGACCCATTACGATATTGATCATGCTGGACGGCACGCGGCGTTTACCAAGGCGCAGTACGTGGTTCAGCGTGTTCACCATGAGGACGCGGCGAGCAACCCACGTTTCGCGGCCCTGCGGCCGCAGTGGGATCAGCCGATGGAGCGCATTCGCCTCGTGGATGGGGACACGGAACTGCTGCCTGGGCTGACGCTGATTGAGACGAGCGGGCATGTGCCGGGACATCAATCGGTGCTGGTGCGGTTGCCCACAACGGGGCCCGTGTTGTTGACGATTGACGCGGTCCCTTTCGCTGCAGGCTTTACGCGTGACGCGCCGGACGATGGGCATAACCCGGACCCCGAAGCCACCCATGTCAGCACATTCAAGCTGCTGGATCTGGTGGAACGCGAGCAGATCAGCCTGGTCATTTTCGGGCATGACCAGGCGCAGTGGGCAGGGCTGAATACGCTGCCACAGTTTTACGATTGAGGAGGAAAGTACCCTTCTCCCCCAGCCACAGTCACACCGGGCTCCATCATCCGATTGGGAACACGAAAGGAGTCAATTGGGCTGCGACTCGGTAACGATAAATGCGAAGTTGGGCTGCAATCGATAAGACTCACCTCCTGCACGTCATCTGGTGCGGGCAGATCGAAGGTACTGGTAAACCGTCTCCCGGCTGAAGGCCCGGGCGAGGCTGGCCTTCGGCTCCCCGCTCTCTGCTGAATGTCCGCCCACCTATGATTGCGTTTGGAAGACCCCGCTACGCTGGAACCATGAAAGGTCTCGCTCTGGCTGCCGCGTTATGT
Encoded proteins:
- a CDS encoding LexA family protein; protein product: MPPDLTRTRTAILNAALQLGANATLSAVAAQTGVTKQAVSYQAGILRNLGYLEPSSERYAPLIATDRAKVALGHGLPIYGSIAAGPPALAAQSPDDYTPSLETLLDMRSGDFLLRVRGESMTGVGVLDGDYVIVRPATEVHDGEVAVVLIPGEEAATLKRLYHFGDQIILMSENPDIPRMTYPAEQVQVQGKMVGRVGVGVPRVSARWA
- a CDS encoding DNA polymerase Y subunit UmuC family protein: MNLSPWPLTLLSRQRPSIPVAALSESRRVLYANSDAQEAGVQLGMRDIAALSRCPELHAEVISAPTAIAAWVELLETLYARYSDRVEGRVPGTVFLKISAPAARELAAALHAPVGLAESLEVAQIAALRAKPGEVREVATGAAEKAFLSLTPPAHLEVIGLTPVHIERLAFLGVRGLADLMKWSAAQREAFLGVDVGKRVNRFLKGERTGAVQRYVPGRVIEARMGLDSPLYEPSEADVIFSELLPLFLAELRGRAAAYLTVQADTLGGRLSATRKLKGSPGPAGLLRIAGLALTDTGALPLGVEALTLQLSGIQQPGRMVGLWASLAELEVTKDVLDRFPEALVKVEWLDPYAYATDARYQWVDWLTGMVRPTSMTPRQSWKPALTRIQAHQKAVERMAAFFEEVPL
- a CDS encoding N-acyl homoserine lactonase family protein, with amino-acid sequence MNQNAVKRLYLMQVGSMPEYQIPIVCALVQTEDGKNILIDSGLPEIIPEEASDFENGQDVLEQLASIGLTPDDIDTVISTHYDIDHAGRHAAFTKAQYVVQRVHHEDAASNPRFAALRPQWDQPMERIRLVDGDTELLPGLTLIETSGHVPGHQSVLVRLPTTGPVLLTIDAVPFAAGFTRDAPDDGHNPDPEATHVSTFKLLDLVEREQISLVIFGHDQAQWAGLNTLPQFYD
- the dnaE gene encoding DNA polymerase III subunit alpha, coding for MNRPLPALLTCQSYFSEGRSTVSPRRLVKLAVERGYGAVGLTDWCSVAGAVELCEAASEAGLGAMIGVTLPVLFPTPPRSKELHEVFPLVLLAKDRTGYALLCELITQIHLHRVDGLPLERVQEAASRGDHLVCLTGGRQGFPTVLGERREIARAASLLRILRESFPFDLYLQLFHGAAPNERRRLEYLRGLARDLELPTVAAPEVNMGGQDEYPLLDALTCARLGIDVQVPHAERPRNDARRVGTPDDWGALLPFPDALLNAQKLADTCALDLRPERLHAPEPKLRMFQTPQEALEERAFAALPLRYLPDARPVAQTRLQQELATVRTLEMAGFFLTAAEVTDYCREHGILAAGRGSAAGSVLCYLLGITLSDPIKHNLLFERFLHTGRASMPDVDIDIASSRRDQVLSWVEARWGGEGTGEAMVANKITYRLPSAVQDLGRALGLPSELRDRLSRALGRDYRHSRPHRAREAQVVFTEVLGDAPVGEALLGLLEKIEPGFVRHLAPHSGGVVLSASSLTHYSPLTRSSGGIRMLTFDKDDVEKLGLIKLDLLGLRMLAALERAREEVMRLTGQWVEYGDLPDDPAVWERIASGDTLAIFQIESPAQVQMTARLQPKNMTQLAHQIALVRPGPIQSGTVHPYVRRARGEEPVPELPEPLRTILAPTHGTLMFQEQILRIAVHYAGYSWPDADKFRSRLSKTEDAAELEELKNSFTAGAALTTGAFPWEAGEMFAICAAFRGYGFAESHAHAFAQHAYSSAWMRQHHPAAYLAGFLTEEPGLWPASTVSHEARRWGISLRGVCINRSGMSYRAENERTVRLPLSVVEGVSKAAARQIVQERLMGGKYKNVADFYDRVEVGRDALDTLAKAGAFDAVDAQKNRREAYYVLHTIANARKPGTRGLLGPNARPPELSTLAPDELLFLDLDTKGISESGRHPLDAHRARLRDLGCVPLAGLRHGREAWTAGLVVTKQRPPTAKGFAFFVLEDTSTRVQAIISPDLWEAHRVVLRDARALIVQGEATVQGRAVTLKVQRLNELPLGSWASAAD